One segment of Anastrepha obliqua isolate idAnaObli1 chromosome 3, idAnaObli1_1.0, whole genome shotgun sequence DNA contains the following:
- the LOC129240956 gene encoding general transcription factor IIE subunit 2 has protein sequence MDPALLREREAFKKRAMATPTVEKKPKAEAPPALPKDDAKRKMRPPSAPKLDSSTYKTMSGSSQYRFGVLAKIVKHMRTRHQDGDDHPLTIEEILDETNQLDIGQSVKNWLASEALTNNPKIEATPDGQRFSFKPVYKIKDGKSLLRLLKQHDLKGLGGVLLDDVQESLPHCEKVLKNRASEIIFIVRPLDKKKILFYNDRTANFMVDEEFQKLWRSATVDAMDDAKIDEYLEKQGIRSMQDHGPKKPVPKRKKATNKKRQFKKPRDNEHLADVLETYEDNTLTQKGVNPT, from the exons ATGGATCCAGCTCTGCTGAGAGAACGCGAGGCGTTCAAAAAACGGGCCATGGCCACTCCCAC AGTGGAGAAGAAGCCAAAAGCTGAGGCCCCACCAGCCCTACCTAAAGATGACGCTAAAAGGAAAATGCGCCCGCCCAGTGCACCTAAATTGGATTCGAGCAC GTATAAAACCATGTCGGGAAGTTCGCAATATCGGTTTGGAGTActagcaaaaattgtaaaacacaTGCGCACACGGCACCAAGACGGAGATGATCATCCTCTGACCATTGAGGAAATTTTGGATGAAACGAATCAATTGGATATTGGACAATCTGTAAAAAAT TGGCTAGCCTCCGAAGCACTCACAAACAATCCAAAAATCGAGGCGACGCCGGATGGCCAACGTTTCAGTTTCAAACCTGTGTACAAAATTAAGGATGGCAAAAGTTTACTGCGGCTTCTCAAGCAGCACGATCTGAAGGGCTTAGGTGGAGTACTGCTAGACGATGTACAGGAATCTTTGCCTCACTgtgaaaaagtactcaaaaatcGTGCTTCGGAAATAATATTCATAGTTCGACCGCTCGACAAAAAAAAGATACTATTTTACAACGATAGGACAGCGAACTTCATG GTGGATGAAGAATTTCAAAAGCTGTGGCGTTCGGCGACTGTAGACGCCATGGATGACGCAAAAATTGATGAGTATCTTGAAAAACAAG GTATTCGTTCAATGCAAGACCATGGACCAAAGAAACCAGtgccaaaaagaaagaaagccaCAAACAAGAAACGGCAATTCAAGAAGCCCAGAGATAATGAGCATTTGGCTGACGTTTTGGAAACTTACGAAGATAACACTTTAACTCAAAAAGGTGTTAATCCTACGTAA
- the LOC129242720 gene encoding chitooligosaccharidolytic beta-N-acetylglucosaminidase-like produces the protein MKVLIPLLVALVLGVLGPCASGQDLIYGYECRNNLCVKVELDAQNFEKAVSLPVCHMSCGTNVPGTVWPRPSGPVSFQSSMLAVNTENIEFRFPTLSKQAHLWEAIKDRFMQLLYSGVPNKNVLKKGGRQLIVLVKLKSTLDDVVPRLTLDTDESYTLHITSANSSTATAMISANNYFGARHGMETLSQLLVYDDIRREIQILAKADIEDSPAFKWRGLLLDTSRNYFSVKSIKRTLDAMAMVKLNTFHWHITDAPSFPFQVKSQPELYKLGAYSQRKIYSHEDIVDIVEHGRVRGIRVMPEFDAPAHVGEGWQHKNMVTCFNAQPWINYCAEPPCGQLDPTVKELYPVLENIYREMFELFDPDVFHMGGDEVSVNCWNSSKSIQNWMLEKGWGLNETDFMRLWGNFQTEALNRVDTITQNQQRPITLWTSGLTEEPYIDEYLDKDRYNIQIWTTGSDTIIKDILKRGFRIIISNYDALYFDCGGPSWVSDGNNWCSPYIGWQKVYDNDLDKIAGEYKSQVMGAEAAIWSEEIDDFTLDSRFWPRASALAERVWSNPKESWRQAEARMLYHRQLLTERGIGASAMQPEWCLQNENQCPIDAYDDKL, from the exons ATGAAGGTTCTAATACCGCTACTCGTTGCACTTGTTCTGGGTGTGCTAGGGCCTTGCGCATCCGGCCAAGA CCTAATTTATGGTTACGAATGCCGAAATAATTTATGTGTCAAAGTGGAGTTGGACGCGCAGAACTTTGAGAAGGCAGTCAGTTTACCAGTATGCCACATGTCCTGTGGCACCAATGTCCCCGGCACAGTATGGCCACGTCCAAGTGGTCCGGTTTCTTTTCAAAGCTCTATGTTAGCGGTGAACacagaaaatattgaatttcgattcCCCACCTTAAGCAAGCAGGCACATCTTTGGGAAGCGATCAAAGATCGTTTTATGCAACTCCTCTACTCAGGCGTACCGAATAAAAACGTTCTCAAGAAAGGCGGTCGTCAACTAATTGTGTTAGTGAAATTGAAATCGACTTTAGATGATGTGGTGCCTAGGCTAACTTTAGACACTGATGAGAGCTATACTCTGCATATTACTTCAGCGAATAGCAGCACAGCAACTGCAATGATTTCCGCAAACAACTATTTTGGCGCCCGTCATGGCATGGAGACATTATCTCAGTTATTGGTATACGATGATATTAGACGCGAGATACAGATTTTGGCTAAGGCCGATATCGAAGACAGCCCGGCCTTCAAATGGCGTGGTTTACTCTTAGATACGTCGCGCAATTACTTCAGTGTGAAATCAATTAAGCGAACCCTGG ATGCAATGGCCATGGTGAAACTGAATACTTTTCACTGGCATATAACTGATGCTCCAAGTTTCCCATTCCAAGTGAAATCTCAACCGGAACTGTATAAATTAGGGGCTTATTCCCAACGTAAGATTTACAGCCATGAGGATATTGTCGATATAGTGGAACATGGACGCGTGCGGGGTATTCGTGTAATGCCCGAGTTTGATGCTCCGGCTCATGTTGGGGAAGGTTGGCAACACAAGAATATGGTGACGTGTTTTAATGCACAGCCATGGATAAATTATTGCGCAGAGCCGCCTTGTGGTCAGCTGGATCCCACCGTTAAAGAATTGTATCCAGTATTGGAAAATATATATCGGGAAATGTTTGAGCTTTTCGATCCCGACGTTTTCCATATGGGCGGAGATGAAGTGTCAGTTAATTGTTGGAATAGTagtaaaagcatacaaaattggATGCTAGAAAAGGGGTGGGGCTTAAATGAAACTGATTTTATGCGACTTTGGGGTAATTTTCAAACCGAAGCTTTAAACCGTGTAGATACGATTACTCAAAATCAGCAGCGGCCAATTACGCTGTGGACCAGCGGGCTCACTGAAGAGCCTTACATCGATGAATACTTAGATAAGGACCGCTATAACATACAAATATGGACCACAGGGTCCGATACGATAATAAAAGACATATTAAAACGTGGATTTCGGATTATAATATCTAACTACGATGCTCTGTACTTTGATTGCGGCGGCCCTAGTTGGGTTAGCGATGGCAATAATTGGTGTTCACCCTATATTGGCTGGCAGAAGGTTTATGACAATGATTTGGATAAAATTGCTGGTGAGTACAAGTCTCAAGTAATGGGCGCTGAAGCAGCTATTTGGTCAGAGGAAATTGATGATTTCACGTTGGATTCGCGTTTCTGGCCACGTGCTAGTGCACTAGCCGAACGTGTGTGGTCGAATCCGAAGGAATCGTGGCGGCAGGCAGAAGCGCGAATGTTATATCATCGCCAACTTTTAACAGAGCGCGGAATTGGGGCGTCAGCGATGCAGCCGGAATGGTGTTTACAAAACGAAAACCAGTGCCCGATCGATGCTTACGACGACAAATTGTGA